In Geminicoccaceae bacterium, a single window of DNA contains:
- the rplU gene encoding 50S ribosomal protein L21: MYAVIKTGGKQYRVAKNDVIKVEKLEAEAGSSVDFGEVLLVGGDGEPKVGTPLIDGAKVTAEVLEQIKGDKVVIFKKKRRKNFRRKRGHRQLLTVLRITDIAA, translated from the coding sequence ATGTACGCAGTGATCAAGACCGGCGGCAAGCAGTATCGTGTCGCCAAGAATGACGTCATCAAGGTCGAGAAGCTTGAGGCGGAAGCCGGAAGTTCGGTCGATTTCGGTGAAGTTCTCCTTGTTGGTGGCGATGGTGAGCCGAAGGTCGGCACGCCGCTTATCGATGGTGCGAAGGTCACCGCCGAGGTGCTCGAGCAGATCAAGGGTGACAAGGTCGTCATCTTCAAGAAGAAGCGACGCAAGAATTTTCGACGCAAGCGCGGTCATCGTCAGCTGCTGACGGTCCTGCGCATCACCGATATCGCGGCCTGA
- the rpmA gene encoding 50S ribosomal protein L27 produces the protein MAHKKAGGSSRNGRDSAGKRLGVKKFGGEHVLAGNIIIKQCGTKWHPGNNVGLGRDFTIFALTEGHVKFKKVGARTTVSVEPLAQAAE, from the coding sequence ATGGCACACAAGAAGGCAGGCGGCAGTTCACGGAACGGTCGCGACTCCGCGGGCAAGCGCCTCGGCGTCAAGAAGTTCGGTGGCGAGCATGTGCTGGCCGGCAACATCATCATCAAGCAGTGCGGTACCAAGTGGCACCCCGGCAACAATGTCGGCCTCGGCCGCGATTTCACGATCTTTGCCCTGACCGAGGGGCACGTGAAGTTCAAGAAGGTGGGGGCCCGCACCACGGTCAGTGTCGAGCCGCTCGCCCAGGCCGCCGAGTGA
- the obgE gene encoding GTPase ObgE, with protein sequence MRFLDSAKIFIKSGDGGAGACSFRREKFIEFGGPDGGNGGRGGDIVAIADPDLNTLIDFRYQQHFKAGRGGHGMGRSRSGKAGETIEMKLPVGTQILDEDGETLLVDLGKPGDRMILARGGDGGFGNEHYKSSTNRAPRRFDPGYPGEERWIWLKLKLLADAGLVGLPNAGKSTFLSAVSRARPKIGDYPFTTLEPGLGTVVMDDRSFVIADIPGLIEGAHEGVGLGDQFLGHVERCAALIHLVDGTQDDVAGAYVTIRDELEAYGHGLVDKPELVCLNKIDAMTDEARQEARSALAEVSGRPVHLVSGVSGEGTAPILREVSAIVLRRRASEE encoded by the coding sequence ATGCGGTTCCTCGACTCGGCAAAGATCTTCATCAAGAGCGGCGATGGCGGTGCTGGAGCATGCAGCTTCAGGCGCGAGAAGTTCATCGAGTTCGGCGGGCCGGACGGTGGCAATGGCGGCCGTGGCGGCGACATCGTGGCAATCGCCGATCCCGATCTGAACACGCTCATCGATTTTCGCTACCAGCAACACTTCAAGGCCGGTCGCGGTGGGCATGGCATGGGCCGGAGCCGCAGTGGCAAGGCCGGTGAAACCATCGAGATGAAGTTGCCGGTGGGGACCCAGATTCTCGACGAGGATGGCGAGACGCTGCTCGTGGACCTCGGCAAGCCCGGCGACCGGATGATCCTCGCCCGTGGCGGCGATGGCGGCTTTGGCAACGAGCACTACAAGAGCTCCACGAATCGCGCGCCGCGCCGCTTCGATCCGGGCTATCCGGGAGAGGAGCGCTGGATCTGGCTCAAGCTGAAACTGCTGGCCGATGCGGGGCTGGTCGGACTTCCCAATGCCGGCAAGTCCACTTTTCTTTCGGCGGTCAGCCGTGCGCGACCGAAGATCGGCGACTACCCCTTCACCACGCTTGAACCCGGTCTCGGTACGGTCGTCATGGACGATCGCAGCTTCGTTATCGCCGACATTCCCGGATTGATCGAGGGTGCGCATGAGGGCGTGGGATTGGGGGACCAGTTCCTTGGTCATGTCGAGCGTTGCGCTGCGTTGATCCACCTTGTCGACGGCACGCAGGATGATGTCGCCGGGGCCTATGTCACGATCCGCGACGAGCTTGAGGCCTATGGGCACGGGCTTGTCGACAAGCCGGAGCTGGTCTGCCTCAACAAGATCGATGCCATGACCGACGAGGCGCGGCAGGAAGCCCGCAGTGCGCTCGCGGAGGTCTCCGGCCGGCCGGTCCATCTCGTCTCGGGCGTGAGCGGCGAGGGTACGGCACCCATCCTGAGAGAGGTATCGGCGATCGTCCTTCGCCGCCGGGCATCGGAGGAATGA
- a CDS encoding glutamate 5-kinase produces MTGRGVEKALAAQRLTIKIGSALLVDRGKVRRDWLDSLADDIAEWRARGQEIIVVTSGAIALGRPALGLKKRALRLEEKQAAAAAGQILLARAWQESLARHDLATAQLLVTPDDTEDRRRYLNARATVDTLLRLGAVPVVNENDTVATSEIRFGDNDRLGARVAVMAGSETLVLFSDVDGLYTANPSTDPAAVHIPEVVSVTPEIEAMAGESLSGVGSGGMVSKIAAARIATRAGTTVLLSRGSSAHPVRELAGGARCTVFTAQVTPRRARKDWIGAGLVVNGRLTIDDGAVSALSRGSSLLPAGVTAVDGSFERGDTVLVLSRDGRQLAKGLSAYDCDDARRIAGRKTAEIEALLGWRGRDEMIHRDDMVLL; encoded by the coding sequence ATGACAGGGCGGGGGGTGGAAAAAGCCCTTGCGGCACAGCGTCTCACGATCAAGATCGGCTCGGCACTGCTCGTCGACCGGGGCAAGGTCCGGCGTGACTGGCTCGACAGTCTGGCCGACGACATTGCCGAGTGGCGCGCCCGCGGCCAGGAAATCATTGTCGTCACCTCCGGGGCCATCGCTCTGGGACGGCCCGCACTGGGCCTGAAGAAGCGCGCCCTGCGGCTGGAGGAAAAACAGGCTGCCGCTGCCGCGGGGCAGATCCTGCTGGCACGGGCATGGCAGGAAAGTCTCGCGCGGCACGACCTCGCGACGGCTCAGTTGCTGGTTACGCCCGATGATACCGAGGACCGGCGGCGGTACCTGAATGCGCGGGCGACGGTGGATACCCTGCTGCGCCTTGGTGCGGTGCCGGTGGTCAACGAGAACGACACGGTAGCCACCAGCGAGATCCGTTTCGGCGACAATGATCGTCTGGGCGCGCGCGTGGCCGTCATGGCCGGTTCGGAAACGCTCGTGCTGTTCTCCGACGTGGACGGACTCTATACGGCGAATCCGTCTACCGATCCGGCGGCCGTCCACATCCCGGAAGTCGTTTCCGTCACGCCCGAGATCGAGGCGATGGCCGGCGAAAGCCTGTCCGGCGTCGGGTCCGGCGGCATGGTCAGCAAGATCGCGGCGGCCCGCATCGCGACCCGCGCCGGCACCACTGTCCTCCTGTCGCGCGGATCTTCCGCCCATCCGGTCCGCGAGCTCGCCGGCGGCGCCCGGTGCACCGTCTTCACCGCCCAGGTGACGCCTCGACGTGCCCGGAAGGACTGGATCGGTGCCGGTCTGGTCGTCAATGGACGGTTGACCATCGACGATGGCGCCGTCAGCGCCCTGTCGCGGGGGTCGAGCCTGCTGCCTGCCGGCGTGACGGCGGTGGATGGCAGTTTCGAGCGCGGCGACACGGTGCTGGTGTTGAGCCGCGATGGCCGCCAGCTGGCCAAGGGATTGTCGGCCTACGATTGCGACGACGCGCGCCGGATCGCCGGGCGCAAGACGGCCGAAATCGAGGCCCTGCTGGGCTGGCGCGGGCGCGACGAGATGATCCATCGCGATGACATGGTGTTGCTGTGA
- a CDS encoding DUF2332 domain-containing protein, which translates to MSGNRGDMAAVREHFRNQALACDRLGSRYNARLLALAADRLDEAAEPDRRILDWPGDPAADALALRWTGALHALVLEGRSPSMIDIDDDEALWQAVRVLMAAHESFIGTFLDHPPQTNEVARSAALMPGFQVIHAQTGRPLRLLELGSSAGLNRLWQHWRYEAGQWSHGNRSARVTLQVDWQGGRPPLADPVVLSSRGVDIRPVDIMDHDQRLRLRSYIWPDQPLRLRRLDGAIAQAADSGMTVEQGDAADWLEARLAEDPDDGVTVIFHSIVWQYLPPSVRRRCRAAIEGAGESGRSVAWLRMEPDESASHAVLHLDLWPKRRHFHLADCHFHGAWVRWHGERGPGGNRI; encoded by the coding sequence GTGAGTGGTAATCGCGGTGACATGGCCGCGGTTCGCGAGCATTTTCGCAATCAGGCGCTGGCCTGCGACCGGCTGGGGTCGCGCTACAATGCGAGGCTGCTGGCGCTGGCTGCCGATCGTCTGGACGAGGCTGCCGAACCCGATCGCCGGATCCTCGACTGGCCGGGCGATCCGGCGGCCGATGCGCTGGCCTTGCGCTGGACGGGCGCACTGCATGCCCTGGTGCTGGAGGGCCGGTCGCCTTCGATGATCGATATCGACGACGATGAGGCGCTGTGGCAGGCCGTCCGTGTCCTCATGGCGGCTCACGAATCGTTCATCGGCACCTTCCTCGATCATCCACCGCAGACCAACGAGGTCGCCCGTTCCGCGGCGTTGATGCCGGGATTCCAGGTCATCCACGCGCAGACGGGCCGGCCGCTGCGGCTGCTCGAACTCGGGTCTAGTGCCGGGTTGAACCGTCTCTGGCAGCACTGGCGCTACGAGGCCGGCCAGTGGAGCCATGGCAACCGCTCCGCTCGGGTGACCCTGCAGGTGGACTGGCAGGGTGGCCGTCCGCCCCTGGCGGACCCGGTCGTCCTTTCATCCCGTGGCGTTGATATTCGACCTGTCGATATCATGGACCATGACCAGCGTTTGCGGCTGCGGTCCTATATCTGGCCCGATCAGCCGCTCCGGCTGCGTCGGCTCGACGGGGCCATCGCCCAGGCGGCGGACTCCGGCATGACCGTGGAGCAGGGGGATGCCGCAGACTGGCTTGAGGCGCGGCTGGCCGAGGATCCTGATGACGGCGTCACCGTCATTTTCCACTCGATCGTCTGGCAATACCTGCCTCCGTCCGTCCGGCGGCGCTGCCGTGCCGCCATCGAGGGGGCGGGTGAAAGCGGTCGTTCCGTTGCGTGGCTGCGCATGGAGCCGGATGAGAGTGCCAGTCATGCCGTGCTGCATCTCGATCTGTGGCCGAAACGGCGCCATTTCCATCTGGCGGACTGTCATTTCCACGGAGCCTGGGTGCGCTGGCATGGAGAAAGGGGGCCGGGCGGCAATCGGATATAA
- the ccoG gene encoding cytochrome c oxidase accessory protein CcoG, whose protein sequence is MDEAVTIEQVESRKEQRDSKLYRGRVEVYARSVKGKFRRIKWAVLTALLALYYIAPWIRWERPGAAPDQAILADFTTRRLYFFWIEIWPQEVYYLTGILMLAAFGLFLATALFGRLWCGFTCPQTVWTDLFMMVERWIEGDRNVRMRFDKAPWTARKLRKRILKHAVWLFIAFWTGGAWIMYFNDAPTVTVDFWTGNAGLSVYFFTFLFTATTYLLAGHAREQVCTYMCPWPRIQGSLVDEDTMAVTYEAWRGEPRGKHKKGEDWEGRGDCVSCRQCVAVCPMGIDIRDGFQLECIGCGLCIDACNSVMEKVDRPRNLIAYDSERNQELRAEGKPSENHLVRARTVLYAAILALVAMVMLAALVTRKTSDVNILPERNPLFVLLADGSIRNAYTLKIMNKENTDRTFELTVPGLDDARLEKLGDTEPSRSVEMVVPMDGVGTYKVMVILPRKDIEGHSMDLDFVLTDKATGDSTLHATVFRGP, encoded by the coding sequence ATGGACGAAGCCGTCACGATCGAACAGGTCGAATCCCGCAAGGAGCAGCGTGATTCGAAGCTCTACCGAGGGCGGGTCGAGGTCTATGCCCGCTCGGTGAAGGGCAAGTTCAGGCGCATCAAGTGGGCCGTGCTCACGGCGCTGCTGGCGCTTTATTACATTGCACCGTGGATTCGCTGGGAACGGCCGGGCGCCGCGCCCGATCAGGCGATCCTTGCCGATTTTACTACGCGGCGGCTGTATTTCTTCTGGATCGAGATCTGGCCGCAGGAGGTCTACTACCTCACGGGCATCCTCATGCTCGCGGCCTTCGGGCTGTTTCTCGCCACCGCCCTGTTCGGCCGCCTGTGGTGCGGCTTCACCTGCCCGCAGACCGTATGGACGGACCTGTTCATGATGGTGGAGCGCTGGATCGAGGGCGACCGCAACGTCCGCATGCGCTTCGACAAGGCGCCCTGGACAGCACGGAAACTGCGCAAGCGCATCCTGAAGCACGCGGTCTGGCTGTTCATCGCATTCTGGACCGGCGGCGCGTGGATCATGTACTTCAACGATGCGCCGACGGTGACGGTCGATTTCTGGACCGGAAATGCCGGTCTTTCCGTGTATTTCTTCACCTTCCTGTTCACCGCAACGACCTACCTGCTGGCAGGGCACGCCCGCGAACAGGTGTGCACATACATGTGTCCGTGGCCGCGCATCCAGGGCTCGCTGGTCGACGAGGACACCATGGCGGTGACCTACGAGGCCTGGCGTGGCGAGCCGCGCGGCAAGCACAAGAAGGGCGAGGACTGGGAAGGACGCGGGGATTGCGTGTCCTGCCGCCAGTGCGTGGCCGTCTGTCCCATGGGCATCGACATCCGTGACGGCTTCCAGCTCGAATGCATCGGCTGCGGCCTGTGCATCGACGCGTGCAACAGCGTGATGGAAAAGGTCGACCGCCCGCGGAATCTCATCGCCTATGACAGCGAACGGAACCAGGAGCTGCGCGCCGAGGGAAAGCCTTCGGAAAACCACCTTGTCCGTGCGCGGACGGTCCTCTACGCGGCAATTCTGGCATTGGTGGCCATGGTCATGCTGGCGGCACTCGTCACGCGCAAGACATCCGACGTCAACATCCTTCCCGAGCGCAACCCCCTGTTCGTGCTGCTCGCCGATGGCAGCATCCGCAACGCCTACACGTTGAAGATCATGAACAAGGAGAATACGGACCGGACCTTCGAGCTGACCGTGCCGGGGCTTGACGACGCGAGGCTGGAAAAGCTGGGGGATACCGAACCTTCGAGATCCGTCGAGATGGTTGTGCCCATGGACGGTGTCGGTACCTACAAGGTGATGGTGATCCTGCCCAGAAAGGACATCGAGGGCCATTCCATGGATCTGGATTTCGTTCTGACGGACAAGGCGACCGGCGACAGCACCCTCCATGCGACGGTATTCAGGGGGCCATGA
- a CDS encoding FixH family protein, with the protein MTVERERQRGWWIPWLFVGLFGVVLVANGTMIFYAANSWTGLATTGSYEKGLKYNENLAAAEAQDELGWDFALEVKLDQGLTGHLLVQLRDLEGQPLNDADIEVKFERPTHEGDDFSVVPAFVGQGRYEAEFTATMAGIWNTHTVIRRGDDFLVRDGRHVLR; encoded by the coding sequence ATGACGGTGGAACGGGAACGGCAGCGCGGCTGGTGGATTCCCTGGCTGTTCGTCGGCCTGTTCGGTGTGGTGCTGGTCGCCAACGGTACGATGATCTTCTATGCGGCCAATAGCTGGACGGGTCTCGCGACGACCGGGTCGTATGAAAAAGGGTTGAAATACAACGAGAATCTTGCTGCGGCGGAAGCCCAGGACGAACTGGGATGGGATTTCGCCCTTGAGGTGAAGCTGGATCAGGGCCTGACCGGCCACCTGCTCGTCCAGCTGCGGGACCTTGAGGGCCAGCCGCTCAATGACGCCGACATCGAGGTGAAGTTCGAACGTCCCACCCATGAGGGCGACGATTTCAGCGTGGTCCCCGCCTTCGTCGGCCAGGGAAGGTACGAGGCTGAATTTACCGCGACGATGGCCGGTATATGGAACACGCACACCGTCATTCGCCGTGGCGATGACTTTCTTGTGCGTGACGGCCGTCACGTGCTGCGCTGA
- the cadA gene encoding cadmium-translocating P-type ATPase — protein MATVIPRAVDPKPFIQSTEGKTAHRLHLMVEGVHCGGCVRKIEKALSGLPGVDQARVNLTTRRLTVGWHGDPAIGQRVTETVRDLGYGAVPFDPERLGAIDQSHEKYLLRCLAVAGFAASNVMLLAVSVWAGHFEGMGEATRAFLHWFEALVTLPAVAYAGRPFFRSAISVLRNGHTNMDVPISLALLLACGMSLLETVTGGEHVYFDSAVTLLFFLLVGRYLDTRARGSARAAAQRLLAIGAKAVTRIAADGSTQAVRSEDLVKGDRILIATGERIGADGVLLSGHAELDMSTISGESAPLGIVSGERMFAGTINLGAAVEMRVTSAGEGTLLAEIVRMMEMAEQKRGRFVSLADRVAGFYAPAVHSLAAVAFLYWWLIGGLGWQESLLIAVAVLVVTCPCALGLAVPAVQVVASGRLMRQGILLKSATALERLADIDRVVFDKTGTLTEGVLELERPVDDEALRIAAGMAANSTHPLARAVAAACPDAPRLKPVREIAGSGLVHDDVRLGRAGFAGPDVEGGDEPELWLDRPGHEPVRFVFSDRVRDDAALVVDALAGRGLGVAMLSGDREPVAAAVAREVGIGDYEARCTPADKVRALQDEADAGHRVMMVGDGLNDAPALAAAHVSVSPTSAADISQMAADVVFQGRHLSPIMELLGVARSSRRLVLQNLVMAFGYNAITIPLAMAGYVTPLLAAIAMSTSSIVVVSNALRLSRISIH, from the coding sequence ATGGCCACGGTCATCCCGCGGGCGGTCGACCCGAAACCCTTCATCCAGTCGACGGAGGGGAAGACCGCCCACCGCCTTCACCTCATGGTGGAAGGGGTTCATTGCGGCGGTTGCGTGCGCAAGATCGAGAAGGCGCTGTCCGGGCTCCCCGGTGTCGATCAGGCACGGGTGAATCTCACGACCCGGCGGCTCACCGTCGGCTGGCACGGCGATCCCGCCATCGGCCAGCGGGTCACCGAAACGGTCCGGGATCTGGGTTATGGCGCCGTGCCGTTCGATCCCGAACGGCTGGGGGCCATCGACCAGTCCCATGAGAAGTACCTGCTGCGCTGTCTTGCCGTGGCAGGCTTCGCCGCCTCCAATGTCATGCTGCTGGCCGTGTCCGTCTGGGCCGGTCATTTCGAGGGCATGGGCGAGGCGACCCGCGCGTTCCTCCACTGGTTCGAAGCCCTCGTGACCCTGCCGGCCGTGGCCTACGCTGGACGACCATTCTTCCGGTCGGCGATATCGGTCCTGCGCAACGGGCACACCAACATGGACGTGCCCATCAGCCTGGCCCTGCTGCTGGCCTGCGGCATGAGCCTGCTGGAGACCGTCACCGGTGGCGAGCATGTCTATTTCGACAGTGCGGTGACGTTGCTCTTCTTCCTGCTCGTCGGCCGCTATCTCGACACACGGGCACGGGGCAGCGCACGCGCCGCTGCCCAGCGGCTGCTGGCCATTGGCGCCAAGGCCGTGACCCGGATCGCCGCAGACGGCTCGACGCAGGCGGTGCGATCGGAAGATCTGGTCAAGGGAGACCGGATCCTGATCGCCACCGGCGAACGCATCGGCGCCGACGGGGTCCTGCTCTCCGGGCATGCCGAACTCGACATGAGCACGATTTCGGGGGAAAGCGCGCCCTTGGGGATCGTTTCGGGCGAGCGGATGTTCGCCGGGACGATCAATCTCGGTGCCGCCGTGGAAATGCGGGTGACATCGGCCGGCGAGGGGACGCTGCTTGCCGAGATCGTGCGCATGATGGAGATGGCCGAACAGAAACGCGGCCGGTTCGTCAGCCTGGCTGACCGGGTGGCCGGTTTCTACGCGCCGGCGGTCCACAGTCTCGCTGCGGTGGCCTTCCTGTACTGGTGGCTGATCGGCGGGCTTGGCTGGCAGGAATCGCTGCTGATAGCGGTCGCCGTGCTGGTCGTCACCTGTCCCTGCGCCCTGGGCCTTGCCGTTCCGGCCGTGCAGGTCGTGGCGAGCGGCCGTCTGATGCGCCAGGGGATCCTGCTCAAGTCGGCAACCGCACTTGAGCGCCTCGCCGATATCGACCGGGTCGTGTTCGACAAGACCGGGACGCTGACGGAAGGGGTGCTGGAACTGGAGCGGCCCGTCGATGACGAGGCATTGCGCATTGCTGCCGGAATGGCCGCGAATTCGACGCATCCGCTCGCGCGGGCCGTCGCGGCGGCCTGCCCCGATGCACCGCGGTTGAAGCCGGTGCGGGAAATTGCCGGGTCGGGGCTGGTCCATGACGATGTCCGGCTTGGCCGGGCGGGTTTTGCCGGTCCCGACGTCGAGGGCGGCGATGAGCCGGAATTGTGGCTCGACCGTCCGGGACATGAGCCGGTGCGGTTCGTCTTTTCGGACCGGGTGCGCGATGATGCCGCACTGGTGGTCGATGCGCTGGCCGGGCGCGGGCTCGGCGTGGCCATGCTGTCGGGCGACCGGGAGCCGGTGGCGGCAGCCGTTGCCCGGGAGGTCGGCATCGGGGACTACGAGGCGCGCTGCACGCCCGCCGACAAGGTCCGGGCGCTTCAGGATGAGGCGGATGCCGGGCATCGGGTCATGATGGTGGGCGATGGTCTCAACGATGCGCCGGCATTGGCTGCTGCCCATGTCTCCGTGTCTCCGACGAGCGCGGCGGATATCAGCCAGATGGCTGCCGACGTTGTCTTCCAGGGGCGGCACCTTTCCCCGATTATGGAATTACTTGGTGTGGCACGAAGTTCGCGGCGGCTGGTCCTTCAGAATCTCGTCATGGCCTTCGGCTACAACGCGATAACCATACCGCTGGCGATGGCGGGATATGTCACGCCACTTCTGGCAGCCATTGCCATGTCGACAAGTTCCATCGTCGTTGTTTCCAATGCTCTCCGATTGTCGAGAATTTCTATACATTGA
- the cysK gene encoding cysteine synthase A, with translation MNNQPTRLDEPGRGRIYDSIAETVGNTPLVRVPRFSGERGLRADLLLKLEFFNPLASVKDRIGLSMIDAMEAEGLLKPGGTIVEPTSGNTGIALAFMCASRGYRLILTMPESMSVERRKMLRFLGAEIELTPREKGMKGAIDRARELLREIDGSIMPGQFENPANPAIHRHTTALEIWNDTGGKVDAVVSGVGTGGTLTGCGQVLKEKKPDLRMIAVEPEASPVLSGGNPAPHMIQGIGAGFIPDILDTDLIDEVVKIANETALQTSRELARLEGIPAGISSGAAVAAACEVAERPEMEGKMVVVIVPSFAERYITTALFEGY, from the coding sequence ATGAATAACCAGCCGACCCGCCTCGACGAACCCGGCCGCGGCCGCATCTACGACAGCATCGCCGAAACGGTGGGCAATACTCCGCTCGTTCGCGTGCCGCGGTTCAGCGGGGAACGGGGGCTGAGGGCTGATCTTCTGCTCAAGCTGGAGTTCTTCAACCCGCTGGCGAGCGTGAAGGATCGCATCGGCCTGTCGATGATCGATGCGATGGAAGCCGAGGGGCTGCTCAAGCCCGGTGGAACGATCGTCGAGCCGACGTCCGGAAATACCGGCATTGCCCTGGCGTTCATGTGCGCGTCGCGTGGTTATCGGCTCATTCTGACCATGCCGGAGTCGATGTCCGTCGAACGGCGCAAGATGCTTCGGTTCCTTGGGGCGGAGATCGAACTCACGCCGCGCGAGAAGGGCATGAAGGGGGCCATCGACCGGGCGAGGGAACTGCTGCGCGAGATCGATGGCTCGATCATGCCCGGGCAGTTCGAGAATCCGGCCAATCCAGCCATTCACCGCCATACGACCGCTCTGGAGATCTGGAACGATACCGGCGGCAAGGTCGATGCCGTGGTCAGTGGTGTCGGCACCGGCGGCACGCTCACCGGCTGCGGTCAGGTGCTCAAGGAGAAGAAGCCGGACCTCAGGATGATCGCCGTCGAGCCCGAAGCGAGTCCGGTCCTTTCGGGCGGCAACCCTGCGCCCCACATGATCCAGGGGATCGGTGCCGGCTTCATTCCCGATATTCTCGATACCGATCTTATCGACGAAGTGGTCAAGATTGCCAACGAAACCGCGCTGCAGACCTCGCGTGAACTGGCAAGACTCGAGGGAATTCCGGCCGGCATCAGCTCCGGCGCGGCGGTGGCGGCGGCCTGCGAAGTCGCCGAGCGCCCGGAGATGGAGGGCAAGATGGTTGTCGTTATCGTCCCGTCCTTCGCGGAGCGCTACATCACGACTGCACTTTTCGAGGGGTATTGA
- the ppk2 gene encoding polyphosphate kinase 2, which produces MDQNDRTPVEAEAPKLKDTTDAGGASNGSAPSVVAGTAETGSEPAVARETGKSAKATTPKSGKVAKSRKSAGPSVAADGSGKDGAIAVDGEPPAAGEGSRAHVLAEMRRDPALIRRMFETGEYPYHSKIRRRTYEKQKAELQVELLKAQAWIKDTQQKVVLLFEGRDAAGKGGTIKRFMEHLNPRGAKVIALEKPSEREKTQWFFQRYIQHLPAGGEIVMFDRSWYNRAGVERVMGFCTANEYLEFMRQCPEVERMLVRSGIWMFKYWFSVTQEEQSRRFAAREHDPLKQWKLSPMDRASMDRWPEYTEAKEAMFFYTDIADAPWTIIKSDDKKRARLETMRHFLNVLPYPDKNFHLIHEPDPLIVGHSEHVIGRSENVLVNSQHPDKRKANADGVSKS; this is translated from the coding sequence ATGGACCAGAACGACCGCACGCCTGTGGAGGCCGAAGCGCCGAAGCTCAAGGATACAACCGACGCCGGCGGGGCGTCCAACGGCAGCGCTCCGTCTGTGGTTGCAGGCACCGCCGAGACAGGGAGCGAACCTGCCGTCGCCCGTGAAACCGGCAAGTCTGCCAAGGCTACTACGCCCAAATCGGGGAAAGTTGCCAAAAGTAGAAAATCTGCCGGACCTTCCGTTGCGGCTGATGGGAGCGGGAAGGATGGTGCGATTGCTGTCGACGGCGAACCGCCTGCGGCAGGGGAAGGCAGCCGTGCCCATGTGCTGGCGGAAATGCGCCGCGATCCTGCACTCATCCGGAGAATGTTTGAAACAGGGGAATATCCCTATCATTCGAAGATCCGCCGGAGGACCTACGAAAAGCAGAAGGCCGAACTTCAGGTCGAGCTGCTGAAGGCGCAGGCCTGGATCAAGGACACGCAGCAGAAGGTCGTGCTGCTGTTCGAGGGGCGCGACGCTGCCGGCAAGGGCGGCACGATCAAGCGTTTCATGGAGCACCTCAATCCGCGCGGCGCCAAGGTCATTGCCCTGGAAAAGCCGTCCGAGCGCGAGAAGACCCAGTGGTTCTTCCAGCGCTACATCCAGCACCTGCCGGCCGGCGGCGAAATCGTCATGTTCGACCGCTCGTGGTACAACCGGGCCGGCGTGGAGCGGGTCATGGGCTTCTGCACGGCCAACGAGTACCTCGAATTCATGCGCCAGTGCCCCGAGGTCGAGCGAATGCTCGTGCGCAGCGGGATCTGGATGTTCAAGTACTGGTTCTCGGTGACCCAGGAAGAGCAGTCGCGCCGCTTCGCCGCCCGCGAGCACGACCCGCTCAAGCAGTGGAAGCTGTCGCCCATGGATCGCGCCTCGATGGATCGCTGGCCCGAATATACCGAGGCCAAGGAAGCGATGTTCTTCTACACCGACATCGCCGACGCGCCCTGGACCATCATCAAGTCCGACGACAAGAAGCGCGCACGGCTCGAAACCATGCGCCACTTCCTCAATGTGCTGCCTTATCCGGACAAGAACTTTCACCTCATCCACGAGCCGGATCCGCTGATCGTCGGGCACAGCGAGCACGTGATCGGCCGTAGCGAGAACGTGCTCGTGAATAGCCAGCACCCCGACAAGCGCAAGGCGAACGCCGACGGGGTCAGCAAATCCTGA